The following nucleotide sequence is from Podospora bellae-mahoneyi strain CBS 112042 chromosome 1 map unlocalized CBS112042p_1, whole genome shotgun sequence.
ATCCTTGATGTAATACAACTTGTGCGACTCATTGGGCAGTACACCGAATGTCTCACCCTTGACTTCATACCCCTCAAGCGAGTCGAGTGTTTCCTGGGACGGCCGGACTTCCTTGCCtctgtcgtcgtcatccccGTCGTCACGCTTGGGGTAAAGTAAGTTGACAGCCACGAAATCTTCAGGGGCAGTGGTGCGGTAGTCGATCACGGCGAGGGGAAAGTCGGTAGCGGGGTGGCGGATGGGTCTCCAGACGTTGATGAGCTGGTAGCgctttttgaggagggcgtCGGCTTCTTCCTTGGGAGTGACATGTCGCCTGACTCTGGCCTCGGCAGCTTTGGGTGTCTGATCAACGTGGACTTGCTGGACCGGCTGGCGGGCGGCGCCGGGGTCGTGCCTGCGGATGGTGTGGTCAAAAATCTCGATGCGCTTGATCTTTTGGCCGCTGTGTTGGAGTCTTTCTCTCAGGAGGGCTTCCACTTCGGCGTAGTATTTGGTGCGGACGGTCTTGTCGTCCTCGAAATCTtctggggtggtggcggagggggagcggTAGACTGCGAAGCCGGCTACATCGATGTCGGCACCAAAGGAGCCAACTTTGGAGTGAATGTCCAGGCAGTCGGAAAAGTTGGTGACGTCCTTGGTGACGGTTTTACGGCTGTAAGAGGTGTGGTCGACGTCGACTTTGGCCCATGGCGCTACACCAGCGGTGATGCTGGCTGGGTCGAGGTAGCGGAAGGTACTGCTGGTCATTTTGCGGGCTGTGACTTGTCTGAGGAGTTTTTGTGATGATATTATAGGACGAAAGACGCGCATTAAGGGGTTGAAAGTCAGTTAGTTATCTTGTCACGTCACTGAAGCCTTTTGAGATAGCGGGGTGATGGCCTCTTAAATTCCAGCGCGGGGTTGCACATGCCGGCTCCACACCCGACAATTATCGTGATTAGTAATGTGGGATGGGCTGAACTGATCTGATGGATTACGTGGCTGCTTAACAAAGCAATTCTTGTCATCAATCGCTTGTCTTGGGATATCCTCTTTTCCTGGGCGTTCAATCTGTATTCTGGACGGAAGAAGCCCAAACGGCGCACATATCAAGTCTGATGTGCCCCTGCACCAACATGGATTGACGTCATCCCCGCAATCACGCCTTATCGGAGATAAGATCTCAGCAGAGGCATAGCTTCTCCCCTCTCAGCACTCTGCACTTGGTTAGGACTGCGAAGCTTTGAAAGTAATTCCAGAAGCTGAATTTATCTTCCTGCCGAAACGCTTCAAAAATAAACAATACCCTGTCCTCCCAACAGGATCATGCCCCCTTCTCCAGACGCCAtcccaaacaaacaacccatAATAACAAGGCCAATAACTACAATTTCCAATCCCAAAATCCAAAACCAAAATATGCACAAGAACCAGCCAACCAAAAACTCCAACCGCCAAACTAACTGTCAAAAATAGGCCCATACGCCAAAatccccctcatctccaacccaaacaccacctccttcgtcACCGCAGGGTTGCTAATCACGCAAACCGCCTCGGCGTCAAACTCGTtgaccaacctcaacacctgcggcagcatctcctccctcttccccttctcgcTCGTATCGATAATCACGGGGTTCTGGTCCATCCTGCTGACCAAATCCAGCGTTCTCTGCCCATATGTCTTGAGCGGGCTCCTCGTCTGCCACAACACCCTCATACTAGGCCTGTTCTCATCCGCCAAAAAGGACAGGCACGGCCCGATCCCGCTGCCGGTTGTGACAACGATGATGCGGCTGAACATACGAAAGACATACCCGAATCCATACGTCGGCACACCCCTCTTCCACAGCTTGGTTGGTTGAGCGACAATGGTGTCTTTGGTCCAGTCGCCCACCCGCGAGACGATGCAGCTGAACTTTGTGTTTTCCAAGGCGGTGTCCTTGACATTGTCGAAGCGGTCGGGGAAGCAAGCGAAGGAATGCCAGTCTTTGAGAGGGTGCTTGGCGACTTGGATGCCTTGACCAAACTTGACGGTGGTGTGATCAAAGTGAAGTCTGATGGcgtggggggaaaggggttcAGGAGTGACGGTTACTTTGCGGAGGAGCAACCAGGGGTGGATTGTGGCTACTGTCAAGAGGATCAAGATCCAAAAGGccgggaggttgaggaggaattTTTCTAGGGACGGTTCTTGtgtgccgaggaggaagattaCCACCCAAAAGAGGGCGAGAATTCCCCAGTTGGCGAAGCGGTGGACTAGCTCGAAGACGTCGTGGTGTTTTCTCcggatggtggggtgggcCACCacgatgatggagaggaggagggcgaagaCGGAGTAGATCAAGGCTAGGACGGCAATGCTTATagggttggcggtggtggggttgaaTTGGTAGGTGTAGGTGCCCGCGAATCCGATGTACCAGATGAGGGAAGCGACGCCAGTGCCGCTGTGGACACCGCCGAGGTGAAAAATGCGGCAGGCGAGGCGTTTGATTGTTGTCGGGGCTGAACGCGGGACAGAACCAAAGATGAGGTAGAGCAGGTTGAGGACGAGCGGTTGCCGGCAGAGGCCACATACAgcgaggttgatggctgAGGCATTGACCAAGTCGAGAGGCTCGGCACCTCTGACAAGGTAGATGATCAGAGGAATAATGTTGCCGATGAAAGCGAGGGTGAATAGGCGGCGGTAGACGTTGAGGGCTGTGTACCGGATAAAGCCGAGGCGCTTTCGTAATGGTTCCTCTTTTGGTGTGGTCTGGGCTTCGAGGTCTGCTTTCTCTTTCAAtggggagggatggaggagaggtctgAATCTGTTGGTGATACTGGATAGGACAGGTCTATCCTGGTCTCGATGatctcatccttcttccagtCCTTCTCCCCGTAAACAACTACTGTCCTGTCTTCCATTGTGGAGATGTATGTGTGAGGTCACTAGACAAGCAAGAATAACAACTTGGTCAAGAAAGGACGGTTGATATTCTCTCTATGAAAGAAAAGGCAGCACCCAGCACTATTTGTACCACCAACCTGGACACCACTCTGGATCCCTTTCAttgcctctccaccacagGGCTTCCTGATCCGACTCCCTCCTTCCTATCTGGTatcatcctccctcgccatatGCCGACATGAGAGTGTgtgacggtgatgatgatgatgatgacggtgtgGTATTATGGAGTTGGCGGAACTTGCCGGAATCTAGTAAACCATACATTGGAGGCTCAGGAATGCACGTCGGAGTTTCTCTTGCTGACACTGTACTCTCGGCCCAGCCCGGAGATGGTTTCTCCGGAGTCACACACGGCAGCCGACCCACATCGTCGGCGACCAGTCCGGTGGAATCTTCGGGCGTTGTGCCACAACCGCTCAGCTGGGTCTGCCATGATTTTACATCAAAAACCCACAGAGGTGGGTGCGCCGATCATCTGACGGCTCGTGAATTAGGACGGTGATGACTTGTGTTGTGCGGTGAGGATTACGCCCCTCCCAATCGGAGTTTGAGCTTCccttcatcaaccatcacATTATTCCCGAATCCCTCTGTTGAGGCGAAATGTCATTGAATCACCTCCTCTCTTTGTGTGTCCGGCCGAGAGTTGCCCGGTATATGACGTGGAACGTGTTGTCAATACAACCTTGATGGCCCTTGACTCACATcggatgatgggatgatgagatgatgtaGAGCCTCCCTCAAGTACCTTGGCCCCAATCACGTGTGTATGAGACCACGCAAGCCTCCAAAATGCAGCCAGTTTTCTAGACCACATATACCAAAGTACCTTTGCCATGGGCAAATCACCCTGCCGTGTCTCAACCGAGTACTCGGTGATTTTGTGAGTGAGCACGGACTCTATCATGTCGATTAAACCCTCCCTAGACCCCGAATTCAGGGTCGTCCACCACCTACCCATGACGAAAAAAATGTGACGGTAATGGGAGGGAACCAAAAACAGTTTGACCGATCGAGAGCGAGCAGGATGATGCAGTCAATTGTTGGCAGTCTGAGTGAGGTGCGTGTGGGCGCCGCCCCCCTTCATTTGTTCGGAGTCCGGACAAACTTGACACTGTGACAGTCACTTCAGCCAACAGACATCTCGTCGCCTTTTCCACACCCCAACAGCTGTCTCCTCCAAGACACCGCCTGCATCAAAGTTACGGTCCGGCAATGCAATGCAATGCATCCAGAGTGTCATTTCCAGGGAAATTCGATTCCGATTCTGGATGACATACTGCCAAAAATTGAGGAcaatttcttttttcatCTGCTACATTCACTCCCCTCGGTCGTTCAATGTAGACTAAGTGTAAGCGCCGGCaggaaataaaagtcgaaAATAAAACGGGCAGCAAAAACAcaggtacctaggtactttGGTACCGAAGTGGCCCATATAGGTAGAGCTCGCTTTTCCAGGCTCTCAAATGGAATGATCATGTTGAAGCACAACATGTGTACTCTTGGTATAGCTAGCTACATTGACCACTCCGGTCTTCAAGGCGGAAATCAGTATTCGTCAGGTAACGTGcgtgataagcgagcgacgcagaCAAGCAAGCGATGCACTTTCCACCACGACACGTCTCCTAAATCTCTTCTACCACatttcaccaccaacaaccatgGACGGCCCTTCAAAAGAAGccaggcttcttcttgccctcgaaGCTATTCAAAAACAAGGAGGATCTTAGTATCCGCACTGCAGCCAAGTTATATAACGTCCCAGAAGCAACCCTCCGCCACAGGCGTAATGGCCGACCAATGCGACGCGATATTCCAGCCAATTCGCGCAAACTTACGGATTTGGAAGAGGACACGATTGTTCAATATATAACTGAGCTATGTGCATGCGCATTCCATCCCCGGCTTTGTTATGTGGAAGATATGGCCAACCGATTATTACGCGAACGCGACGCGTCTCCTGTCGGCATACGATGGGCTCACAATTTCGTCAAGCGCTGACCAGAACTTCGTACGCGTTTTACGCATAGATATGACTACCAGAGGGCCAAATGCGAAGATCCAAAGGTTATTCGCGAGTGGTTTGCCCTTGTATATAATATCAAGGTCAAATACGGCATTATCGACGACGATTCGTACAACTCGACGAGACTGGGTTTATGATGGGCATGATTATTGCCATCATAGTAGTTACAACTTCTGATGGCCGTGGCAAGGCCAAACAGGCCCAGCCTGGCAATCGTGAGTGGGCTACAGTTATTCAGGGAGTGAATGCTCTGGGTTGGGCTATCCCACCATTCATCATCTTGGCCGGGCAACACCACCTCTGAGGAGCTTAGTAAGAGACGGAGAGCCAAAAAAACACGTGTGCGGCTTGGAGGGTCACTTACTGTACAAGAGgcacaggatctactggaTCAGAAGGCTGTAGGTGAGCAGGTAATCCAGGAAAATCGACaaagtggtggaggtgcaggGGGGTCTCGTACGAAGATTCGGTGCTGTGGCGTGTGTGgtaagcctggccataatgcACGTACGTGCAAGGAGGCTGCAGAATCGTCTGATTAATCTATTTCTAGTTCAGTTATCGTTGTTTCCTAGTGTCGTGGTTGTATAATTGATGATAGTtatggtgaggtggtggaaagtgcgtcgctcgcttgtctgcgtcgctcgcttatcatgcACGTTAGTAAGAATTGTTGGAAACTCTACCTATCCCGTCATGAATAGGATATTCTGGATAATACAACTAAATATAAGGAAGTAAAAGGAGGTATACGGTAGTTTAATGAATCATGTAGATACCTAGGGTACTACAGTCGTGGCTATATAGGAACACTAAACGCGGAAAATATAAAGACGACTTTTAACGACCCCTATAGGTCACTATAAATGGATAAAGATAGTCCCGCTGGTATAGAGGGAAGGTAGATAGACTATCTGGAGCATGCTCTGGATAAATAAGGATGTCGAGGCTAAGCAGGTACTGGTAAACTCCCCAAGCATCACGGCAGCGATTATACAGCTCCCGGACTAAGCAGTCCTGATTGTATCGGTCTATATACCAGGCGGGGACGCGGAAACACTAAAGGGCACCTGCGAAGATATACATAAAGTGGTAGCGGAGGCGACACGAAGAGCAGGGACGACGGTTAACGTAGTGATTGCTGCAGATTTTAACTATCACGACTAACTGTGGGGAGGAGACGACGTATCCTTCGAGAAACAGAAAGAAGCCGATCCAATCATTGACCTGATAAACGAACTAGCCCTGAGCAGTTTATTTCCCAAGGGTACGAAGATATGGTAGACGGGTAGATACTGTTTAACTCTCAACTTGGTCCTGGCCTCAGAGGAGCTAACAGAAGCTACCATCAAGTATGCGGCTCATGTAAGGGAACATAGCTCAGACCACCGTACGATTAAAATAGTCTTCAATATTTTGGTCCTACAACCGAGGTACTACAAACGACTGCTTTTCAAAAACGCACCGTGGAAAGAGATCAGAGCCTGAATTACATGCGCATTAGGTACCACCCCGATAGAGGGGACTATGCAATAGAGAACGGACCAGCAGATGTCTGCTGTCCAAGAGGCGGTCAACGCCTTTATACCAAAAGCGCAGCCCTCGCCATATGCAAAGCGATAGTGGACCACCGACCTGACGCAACTACGTCGTATCTATACGTATTGGAGGAACTGCGCTTGCACAGAACGCCGCGCAGGACAGAGGACAGCCGAGCTGGAGAAGTTAGTAAAAGGAGCTGTAAAGCAGTACCACGATGCTGTCTGgcaacagaaaaagaagcattAGAACGAGTTCCTCGCAGATAATGACAACATTTAGAAGGTCGCGAAGTACTTAAGCTCTGGAGACGACGCGGCGTTCAGAATGGTTCCGCGGCTCGCCGGAGCGGATGAGACATCTATAACCGGCTATAAAGAATAGGCGGACGAGCTCCTCACAAAGTTCTTCCCTTCTTTGCCAGACACCATCGACGACGAAGGACCGCAACCATAGAGGGCACCTATCATGAT
It contains:
- a CDS encoding uncharacterized protein (EggNog:ENOG503NZWP) encodes the protein MTSSTFRYLDPASITAGVAPWAKVDVDHTSYSRKTVTKDVTNFSDCLDIHSKVGSFGADIDVAGFAVYRSPSATTPEDFEDDKTVRTKYYAEVEALLRERLQHSGQKIKRIEIFDHTIRRHDPGAARQPVQQVHVDQTPKAAEARVRRHVTPKEEADALLKKRYQLINVWRPIRHPATDFPLAVIDYRTTAPEDFVAVNLLYPKRDDGDDDDRGKEVRPSQETLDSLEGYEVKGETFGVLPNESHKLYYIKDMTPGEAMFIKCFDSWGDRLPGGKKGVAGLTPHTAFVDPQTPEGTPGRESIEVRCLVFYE